A genomic window from Punica granatum isolate Tunisia-2019 chromosome 2, ASM765513v2, whole genome shotgun sequence includes:
- the LOC116197549 gene encoding squalene synthase 1-like: protein MDSLVDILKHPEEICPLIKLRMVVLGAEKRTLPQPHWAFCYTIMSKVARSFAITIVQLDETLRDAILIFYLVLRALDTVEDDMSLSSQVKIPILKDFHEYIYDHDWHFVCGSSDCRVLMDQFHLVRKSFLELDKSHQDVIKDITRRMGAGMAKFIDKEVETIDDLNEYAHYVAGLVGVGLSKIFHASSIEDLSPEYLSNTMGCLLQKANVIRDYLEDIEEIPRPRMFWPREIWSKYVNKLEDLKNEENSIEAVHCLNHMVTSSFVYVEDCLKYLSALKDPAVFRFCATPQVMAIGTLALCYNNINVFRSRVKLRRGLIAKIIERTRTMSDVYGAFFEFCSCMKSKVDKHDPNASKTESRLEAIQQICINSGMLNYRRFYIMRSEKGYDSALIAGLLAFLSIFAYLSANHLLEIFKERPVTSRLHTSSGMKGNTKMLLMIINIRAF, encoded by the exons ATGGACAGTTTGGTAGATATCCTGAAGCACCCGGAGGAAATCTGCCCattgataaaattgagaatggTGGTCCTTGGAGCAGAGAAGCGAACCCTTCCTCAGCCACATTGGGCATTTTGCTATACTATCATGAGCAAGGTCGCCCGCAGCTTTGCCATCACTATTGTTCAGCTGGACGAGACGCTGCGGGATGCT ATACTGATATTCTACTTGGTTCTTCGTGCACTCGATACTGTCG AGGATGATATGAGCTTGTCTTCGCAAGTAAAAATACCGATCCTCAAAGATTTCCACGAATACATCTACGACCATGATTGGCACTTTGTGT GTGGTTCTTCTGATTGCAGAGTCCTCATGGACCAATTCCATCTCGTCCGGAAATCCTTCTTGGAGCTCGATAAAAG CCACCAAGATGTGATCAAGGATATTACCAGAAGAATGGGAGCAGGGATGGCAAAATTTATAGACAAGGAG GTTGAGACGATCGATGACTTGAATGAGTATGCCCACTATGTCGCTGGACTTGTTGGGGTTGGACTCTCGAAAATCTTTCATGCCTCCAGTATAGAGGACTTATCTCCAGAATATCTCTCCAATACCATGGGTTGCCTTCTTCAG AAAGCAAATGTCATCCGTGACTATCTCGAAGATATAGAGGAGATTCCTAGGCCGCGTATGTTCTGGCCTCGTGAGATTTGGAGCAAGTATGTGAATAAATTGGAG GATTTGAAAAACGAAGAGAACTCTATTGAGGCAGTCCACTGCCTAAACCACATGGTCACGAGCAGTTTTGTCTATGTGGAAGATTGCTTGAAGTACTTGTCGGCATTGAAAGATCCTGCTGTCTTTCGATTCTGCGCAACCCCGCAG GTTATGGCAATTGGAACATTGGCGCTATGCTACAACAATATCAACGTCTTCAGATCCAGAGTGAAACTGAGACGTG gtctTATAGCGAAGATCATCGAGAGAACAAGAACGATGTCCGACGTATATGGTGCCTTCTTTGAGTTTTGCAGCTGCATGAAGTCTAAG GTCGATAAACACGACCCAAATGCAAGTAAAACAGAGAGCAGACTCGAAGCTATACAGCAGATCTGCATCAACTCAGGAATGCTAAATTACAG GAGATTTTACATTATGAGGAGCGAGAAGGGCTATGATTCAGCTCTG ATTGCGGGACTATTGGCGTTTCTGTCGATCTTTGCTTATTTATCAGCCAACCATCTACTT GAAATCTTCAAAGAGCGTCCAGTCACGTCAAGGCTTCATACGTCTTCAGGAATGAAAGGAAACACGAAAATGCTACTGATGATAATCAACATCAGAGCCTTTTGA